The following are from one region of the Amylibacter sp. IMCC11727 genome:
- a CDS encoding L,D-transpeptidase family protein produces MFFLRNRLMGIAAAGAIASLTVFSAPAVHAKPTNAQISAAVKADKSLSGEAKQFYAQRGYKPIWVGNKNKSRAKALLAAVTNSAAHGLPTAQYRIADLKAALRNGNGKEGASAEAFATKIFLKYAHDLSSGVLEPKKVDREIAVQPPRRSELALLDAISRSSPSGFFKALVPTHPEYARLLKEKQNLERLIGKGGYGAKVPVATLKPGTSSKNVTKMRARLSALGYGRLGADAGFDENLKKVVQQFQTDHGLKADGVAGPGTIKVMNVSADQRLRQVLVNLERERWMNRSRGKRHIVVNLADFSFNVYDNDRVTFTSVTVIGKVGKDRTPEFHDQMTHMVVNPTWHVPRSIAGKEYLPIIKKDPGFLARRGMRMVGRNGKAVNPANVNLSQYSAKNFPYSIKQKPSKGNALGLVKFMFPNKYNIYLHDTPSKSLFNREVRAFSHGCVRVQKPFEFAYKLLEKQTSDPKGAFHGWLKTGREQYVNLQQPVPIYLNYRTAFFKEDGRINYRNDIYGRDKTIFNALSKAGVALQAVQG; encoded by the coding sequence ATGTTTTTTTTACGCAATCGACTGATGGGAATCGCTGCTGCAGGTGCAATTGCATCGCTCACTGTTTTTTCAGCTCCAGCTGTCCACGCAAAACCAACAAATGCGCAAATTTCAGCGGCTGTTAAGGCTGACAAATCACTTTCTGGTGAAGCGAAACAATTCTACGCGCAACGTGGCTACAAACCGATCTGGGTGGGCAACAAAAACAAGTCCCGTGCCAAGGCATTGCTGGCGGCGGTAACAAATTCTGCCGCTCACGGCTTGCCTACCGCACAATATCGGATTGCGGACCTAAAGGCCGCTTTGCGAAACGGGAATGGCAAAGAGGGTGCCTCTGCCGAAGCGTTCGCCACAAAGATTTTCCTCAAATACGCCCATGATTTGTCTTCTGGCGTTCTAGAGCCCAAGAAAGTGGACCGCGAAATCGCTGTGCAACCGCCGCGCAGATCAGAATTGGCCTTATTGGATGCTATTTCGCGCAGCTCCCCCAGCGGCTTTTTCAAAGCCCTGGTTCCAACTCACCCAGAATACGCGCGTTTGTTGAAAGAAAAGCAAAATCTCGAACGTTTGATTGGCAAAGGCGGCTATGGTGCGAAAGTTCCAGTTGCAACGCTGAAACCCGGCACGTCGAGCAAAAACGTGACCAAAATGCGCGCACGGTTGTCCGCACTCGGCTATGGCCGTTTGGGTGCAGACGCTGGTTTTGATGAAAACCTCAAGAAAGTTGTGCAGCAATTCCAAACAGACCATGGCCTAAAGGCAGATGGGGTTGCAGGGCCCGGTACAATCAAGGTGATGAATGTCTCCGCAGATCAACGCTTGCGTCAGGTTCTGGTCAATCTGGAGCGGGAACGCTGGATGAACCGCTCGCGCGGCAAACGCCATATTGTCGTGAACTTGGCTGATTTCTCTTTCAACGTGTACGACAATGACCGCGTGACTTTCACTTCGGTGACCGTGATCGGCAAAGTGGGCAAAGACCGCACACCAGAATTTCACGATCAAATGACCCATATGGTTGTGAACCCAACATGGCACGTGCCGCGTTCCATCGCGGGCAAAGAATACCTGCCGATTATCAAAAAAGACCCTGGCTTTTTGGCCCGTCGCGGAATGCGCATGGTTGGCAGAAATGGCAAGGCAGTGAACCCTGCCAACGTGAATCTGTCCCAATACAGCGCAAAGAACTTTCCGTATTCCATCAAGCAAAAGCCATCCAAAGGGAATGCGTTGGGTTTGGTGAAATTTATGTTCCCAAACAAGTACAACATTTATCTGCATGACACGCCGTCCAAGAGCCTATTCAACCGCGAAGTGCGTGCCTTTAGCCATGGCTGTGTTCGGGTGCAAAAACCGTTCGAATTTGCTTATAAGCTGTTGGAAAAACAGACATCTGATCCAAAGGGCGCGTTTCACGGGTGGCTGAAAACGGGCCGTGAACAGTATGTGAATTTGCAACAACCTGTGCCGATTTACCTGAACTATCGCACTGCATTTTTCAAAGAAGATGGTCGTATCAACTACCGCAACGACATCTATGGTCGTGACAAAACCATCTTTAACGCTCTGAGCAAAGCTGGGGTGGCATTGCAAGCCGTTCAGGGGTAA
- the lpxD gene encoding UDP-3-O-(3-hydroxymyristoyl)glucosamine N-acyltransferase — MADFSIADIAEQLGAEAEGDLSLRVTSVQEPHKAESTQLALAMEPSYADAVVAGNAQAAVVWEGADWQGMGLKAAIFAPRSRYVLSGVTRVFEHVPDIDLGIHPTAIIDPSAVIGANPSIGPFVVISSGVVIGDNARIASHSSIGRDAVIGNNPLIYQGVHIGARVRIGDDFYAQQGAAIGVDGFSYVTPKPGAVEEAKATGQITQASKTSGFARINSLGSVVLGDRVEVGANSALDRGTIANTTIGNGTKLDNLVHVGHNVTVGENCLLCGQVGVAGSSVIGDRVVLGGQVGVADHITIGSDVIAAGKSGISSNVPSGRVMMGSPAMKMNLNIEAYKALRRLPRLVAKVAQLEKMVSKSPETD; from the coding sequence ATGGCAGATTTTTCAATCGCAGACATCGCAGAACAGTTGGGCGCAGAGGCGGAAGGGGATCTTTCGCTACGTGTTACCAGCGTTCAAGAGCCGCACAAAGCGGAAAGCACGCAATTGGCGTTGGCGATGGAACCGTCCTATGCAGACGCGGTGGTGGCGGGCAATGCCCAAGCGGCTGTGGTCTGGGAAGGCGCCGATTGGCAAGGCATGGGGCTGAAGGCGGCAATTTTTGCGCCGCGATCTCGGTATGTTTTATCTGGGGTGACGCGGGTGTTTGAACATGTGCCTGACATTGACCTTGGAATCCATCCTACGGCCATTATCGACCCAAGCGCAGTGATTGGCGCGAACCCATCCATTGGGCCATTTGTGGTGATTTCATCTGGCGTTGTGATTGGTGACAACGCACGTATCGCCAGCCATTCCAGCATCGGGCGCGACGCCGTTATCGGCAATAACCCATTGATTTACCAAGGGGTTCACATTGGCGCACGTGTGCGCATTGGCGATGATTTTTATGCGCAGCAAGGCGCTGCAATTGGTGTGGATGGGTTTTCGTACGTCACTCCTAAACCGGGAGCCGTGGAAGAGGCAAAAGCAACGGGCCAAATCACCCAAGCCAGCAAAACCAGTGGATTTGCCCGTATCAATTCGCTCGGTTCTGTCGTTCTCGGGGATCGCGTTGAAGTTGGCGCAAATTCCGCACTTGATCGTGGGACGATCGCGAATACCACAATTGGCAACGGCACAAAGCTGGATAACCTCGTACATGTTGGCCACAACGTGACTGTGGGCGAAAATTGTTTGCTGTGTGGCCAAGTGGGCGTTGCAGGCAGCAGTGTGATTGGGGATCGCGTTGTACTCGGCGGCCAAGTGGGTGTTGCCGATCACATCACCATCGGATCAGATGTGATTGCTGCAGGTAAATCCGGCATCTCCAGCAACGTGCCATCGGGCCGTGTGATGATGGGCAGCCCCGCAATGAAAATGAACCTGAATATCGAAGCCTACAAAGCCCTGCGCCGATTGCCCCGATTGGTGGCCAAAGTGGCGCAATTGGAAAAGATGGTTTCCAAATCGCCCGAAACGGATTAA
- a CDS encoding phosphopantetheine-binding protein, producing the protein MNVHEKIRAILAEQALLEPQDVTDTASLEDLGIDSLGVVEVIFAIEEAFSISVPFNANDPEASNFDLSSVTAISTAVESLIAEQAK; encoded by the coding sequence ATGAACGTGCATGAAAAAATCCGAGCGATCTTAGCCGAGCAAGCCTTGCTGGAGCCTCAAGACGTCACCGATACCGCATCCCTAGAGGATTTGGGCATCGATAGTCTGGGCGTGGTCGAAGTGATCTTTGCCATTGAAGAAGCTTTCAGCATCTCTGTCCCTTTTAATGCGAACGATCCCGAAGCATCCAATTTCGATTTGTCTTCGGTGACGGCCATTTCCACTGCAGTTGAATCCCTGATTGCTGAGCAGGCAAAATAA
- a CDS encoding beta-ketoacyl-[acyl-carrier-protein] synthase family protein — protein sequence MSNRVVITGQGAICALGLSATTTLDAMLNGRCGIGALDFPDVDRLSVQIGAQIKGFDADARFTRSQQALYDPFTQYALIAAQEAVTQSGLTISDALALETGVVLGSAGGGLQTQDQNYKTVYEDGKNRVHPFVVPRLMMNAASSHVSMAQGAMGPCFTVSTACASSNHAMGQAFQMVRSGAAKVMLTGGSDSMLCFGGIKAWEGLRVLSPDGCRPFCATRNGMVQGEGAAIFVFENLDHATARGANILAEVAGFSMTSDAADIVVPNAQSAARAMAASVKDAGLNPEDIGFVNAHGTATSVNDKTEISALRLAFGAAANDMAVTSTKSMHGHMMGATGAVELLSCVAAVKDGVLAPTINHAEDDPECDLDIIANTSRETPVTAAISNAFAFGGLNAVLTLKRYK from the coding sequence ATGTCAAACCGTGTGGTGATTACAGGGCAGGGGGCAATATGCGCCCTTGGTCTATCTGCTACCACAACATTGGATGCGATGCTCAATGGGCGGTGTGGGATCGGTGCGCTGGACTTCCCTGATGTGGATCGTCTGTCTGTTCAGATTGGGGCGCAGATAAAGGGCTTTGATGCGGATGCGCGATTTACGCGCTCTCAACAGGCGCTCTATGATCCGTTTACGCAATATGCGCTCATTGCCGCGCAAGAGGCCGTAACCCAATCTGGCCTAACCATTTCAGACGCTTTAGCGCTGGAAACAGGTGTGGTGCTTGGCTCTGCTGGCGGTGGCTTACAAACGCAGGATCAAAATTACAAAACGGTTTATGAAGATGGCAAAAACCGTGTGCATCCCTTTGTTGTTCCACGATTAATGATGAATGCGGCCTCCAGCCATGTGTCGATGGCACAGGGGGCGATGGGTCCGTGCTTCACGGTGAGCACCGCCTGTGCCTCGTCCAACCACGCCATGGGACAAGCGTTTCAAATGGTGCGGTCTGGCGCGGCCAAGGTGATGTTGACGGGGGGCAGCGACAGCATGTTGTGCTTTGGCGGGATCAAAGCATGGGAAGGGCTTCGGGTTTTGTCCCCAGATGGGTGCCGCCCGTTTTGCGCCACGCGCAACGGAATGGTCCAAGGCGAAGGTGCGGCCATTTTTGTGTTTGAAAACCTTGATCATGCTACGGCCCGTGGGGCCAATATTCTGGCCGAAGTTGCAGGGTTTTCTATGACGTCTGACGCGGCTGATATCGTCGTTCCAAACGCTCAAAGCGCGGCGCGTGCGATGGCGGCCTCTGTCAAAGATGCGGGTCTCAATCCCGAAGACATTGGGTTCGTAAACGCGCACGGCACGGCTACATCGGTCAACGACAAAACCGAAATATCCGCTCTGCGATTGGCGTTTGGTGCGGCAGCCAACGACATGGCCGTTACGTCCACCAAATCAATGCACGGCCATATGATGGGCGCAACTGGGGCGGTTGAACTGCTGTCATGTGTGGCCGCTGTAAAAGACGGTGTTTTGGCCCCTACGATTAATCACGCAGAAGATGATCCTGAATGTGACTTGGACATCATCGCCAACACGTCGCGTGAAACACCTGTGACCGCTGCGATCAGCAATGCCTTTGCCTTTGGCGGATTGAATGCTGTTCTAACGCTGAAACGATACAAATAA
- a CDS encoding invasion associated locus B family protein — MKNTLIPAALALLMMSPVAFAQETATETETATEETTQAPATDEEFPVAEETTEPQIGDGYLRDKFEAWEVRCIKGEVKEEEVCRLYNLLPDADGNPVAQIDMQALPKGGKAVAGVDIATPLGSLLTAQVVMKIDAGKAKRYPYTWCDQLGCYARFGMTAGEIAAMKKGAKATVVIASVAAADKPLNLELSLKGFTAAWTAIEPK; from the coding sequence ATGAAAAATACATTGATCCCCGCCGCACTTGCATTGTTGATGATGTCTCCTGTTGCGTTTGCGCAGGAAACTGCGACTGAAACGGAAACAGCAACCGAAGAAACAACCCAAGCTCCTGCGACGGATGAGGAATTTCCAGTAGCAGAAGAAACAACTGAACCGCAAATTGGCGATGGCTATTTGCGCGACAAATTCGAAGCCTGGGAAGTTCGTTGCATCAAAGGGGAAGTCAAAGAAGAAGAAGTCTGCCGTCTGTACAATCTGTTGCCAGATGCCGATGGCAACCCTGTTGCACAAATCGATATGCAGGCCTTGCCTAAGGGCGGCAAAGCCGTGGCAGGTGTTGATATTGCAACGCCACTTGGCTCTTTGCTGACAGCGCAGGTCGTAATGAAAATCGACGCTGGCAAGGCGAAACGCTACCCTTACACATGGTGTGACCAACTGGGGTGCTATGCGCGTTTCGGTATGACGGCTGGTGAAATTGCAGCCATGAAAAAGGGTGCTAAAGCCACTGTCGTGATTGCATCTGTTGCGGCGGCGGACAAACCTTTGAACCTTGAGTTATCACTCAAAGGGTTTACTGCGGCTTGGACGGCTATCGAGCCAAAATAA
- a CDS encoding helicase HerA-like domain-containing protein has product MDNPELIFIGGGGEGYEEPQSLILKYANRHGLIAGATGTGKTVTLQILAESFSAAGVPVVLSDVKGDLSGIAKSGSPDFKLHDAFMSRAEKIKFDTYDYDKFPVTFWDLFGEQGHPVRTTVSEMGPLLLSRLMELSEAQEGVMNIAFHVADEQGLALLDLKDLRAMLIWLGENADEVSLEYGNVGKNSIGAIQRRLLVLENQGADSFFGEPALDLNDMISTTQGGQGRINILAADKLMQSPRLYATFLLWMLSELFEMLPEVGDPDKPKLVFFFDEAHLLFDDAPKALLDKVEQVARLIRSKGVGVYFVSQNPADVPDDILGQLGNRMQHALRAFTPKDQKALKLAAATFRENPAFSTREAITDMGVGEALVSTLEKKGMPSIVQRTLIRPPSSQLGPITKDERAAVIANSPVAGIYEAEVDRESAFEKLRKRAEEAAEEAERLEREAEEAEAREEAEAERKREFQKARRYDGASSRSTKRKRSSRRDSVGTTFAKSFARQLGTKAGQTLIRGVLGSLFKGR; this is encoded by the coding sequence ATGGACAATCCAGAACTCATTTTTATTGGCGGCGGCGGTGAAGGCTATGAAGAGCCTCAATCGTTGATCCTAAAGTATGCGAACCGTCACGGGTTGATCGCAGGGGCCACGGGTACCGGTAAAACAGTGACCCTGCAAATTTTGGCCGAAAGCTTTTCAGCGGCAGGTGTGCCTGTGGTGCTGTCCGACGTCAAAGGCGATTTGTCAGGTATCGCAAAATCAGGCTCGCCCGATTTCAAACTGCATGACGCTTTCATGAGCCGCGCAGAAAAGATCAAGTTTGATACCTATGACTACGACAAATTCCCTGTCACTTTTTGGGATTTGTTTGGCGAACAAGGCCATCCCGTACGCACCACAGTGTCCGAAATGGGGCCGTTGTTGCTGTCACGTTTGATGGAGCTGTCAGAAGCGCAGGAAGGCGTGATGAATATCGCGTTCCACGTGGCCGATGAACAGGGCCTGGCTCTTTTGGATCTAAAGGATCTTCGCGCCATGTTGATTTGGCTTGGTGAAAATGCGGATGAAGTTTCGCTTGAATACGGCAATGTGGGCAAGAACTCGATTGGGGCCATTCAGCGCCGTTTGCTTGTCCTTGAAAATCAGGGTGCGGATTCGTTCTTTGGGGAACCCGCGCTTGATCTGAACGATATGATTTCCACCACACAAGGCGGGCAGGGGCGGATCAATATTCTGGCCGCGGATAAGCTGATGCAAAGTCCCCGCCTTTACGCGACCTTCTTGCTGTGGATGTTGTCTGAACTGTTTGAAATGCTGCCCGAAGTGGGCGATCCAGATAAACCCAAACTGGTGTTTTTCTTTGATGAAGCGCATCTTCTGTTTGATGACGCGCCAAAGGCCCTGCTTGATAAAGTGGAACAAGTGGCCCGTTTGATCCGGTCCAAAGGGGTTGGCGTTTATTTCGTGTCCCAAAACCCTGCGGACGTGCCTGATGACATTCTGGGGCAGCTGGGCAATCGCATGCAACACGCCCTGCGTGCCTTTACCCCCAAGGATCAAAAGGCATTGAAACTGGCGGCGGCCACCTTCCGCGAAAACCCAGCGTTCAGTACGCGTGAAGCGATCACAGACATGGGGGTGGGCGAGGCTTTGGTGTCCACGCTTGAAAAAAAAGGGATGCCGTCCATTGTGCAGCGCACCTTGATCCGTCCGCCATCGTCACAGCTTGGCCCGATCACCAAAGATGAACGCGCCGCCGTGATTGCCAACTCACCCGTGGCTGGGATTTACGAGGCCGAAGTGGACCGCGAAAGCGCATTTGAAAAGCTGCGCAAACGGGCAGAAGAGGCTGCCGAAGAGGCCGAGCGTTTAGAGCGCGAAGCAGAAGAAGCCGAAGCCCGCGAAGAAGCGGAAGCAGAGCGCAAACGTGAATTCCAAAAAGCACGGAGATACGATGGCGCCTCTTCGCGTTCCACCAAACGGAAACGCTCTTCTCGCCGTGACAGTGTTGGCACAACCTTTGCCAAATCCTTTGCGCGCCAACTGGGTACGAAAGCGGGGCAAACGCTCATTCGTGGGGTTCTGGGCAGCTTGTTCAAAGGGCGCTAG
- a CDS encoding HlyC/CorC family transporter: METAQSATVLMDFEAWMTVIAIICLLCVSAFFSGSETALTAASRGKLHSLADRGSTGANRALKLTENSERLIGAVLLGNNLVNILAASLATSLFLRLFGENGIAMATLVMTALVLVFAEVLPKTYAILQSEKAATLVSLPITIVVAVLSPIVAMVQFIVRGILSLIGVSASDQAEAGAAQAEIAGTIALGHVEGNVDRDDRDRLLGALDLKDREVEEIMLHRSDMEMIDANSAPQDIINQCLTSAYTRLPLWKDDPENIVGVVHAKDLLRAVNKVMRGESNALAALDDFNALDVAMKPYFVPETTTLDDQLREFLRRKTHFALVVDEYGALQGLITLEDIIEEIIGEISDEHDVDDQTAPQMDDAGNYVIDGAMTIRDLNRALEWSLPDDEANTIAGLVIHEAQMIPEVGQVFAFHRFRFEIAAREQNKITSLRIKRL, encoded by the coding sequence ATGGAAACCGCACAAAGTGCAACAGTTTTGATGGATTTTGAGGCATGGATGACCGTGATTGCGATCATTTGTTTGTTATGTGTCTCGGCCTTTTTTTCAGGCAGTGAAACCGCGCTGACCGCAGCATCCCGCGGGAAGCTGCATTCCCTTGCAGATCGGGGATCCACTGGGGCCAATCGGGCGCTGAAATTGACAGAGAATTCCGAACGTTTGATCGGTGCGGTTTTGTTGGGCAATAACCTTGTGAACATTCTGGCGGCCTCTTTGGCAACCAGCCTGTTTTTGCGGTTGTTTGGGGAAAACGGAATCGCCATGGCAACGCTGGTTATGACCGCGCTGGTGCTGGTTTTTGCCGAGGTGCTGCCAAAAACCTATGCCATTTTACAATCTGAAAAAGCGGCGACGCTTGTGTCTTTGCCCATTACAATTGTCGTGGCGGTGTTGTCCCCCATTGTGGCCATGGTGCAATTTATTGTGCGGGGGATTTTGTCGCTGATTGGTGTGTCTGCATCAGATCAAGCCGAAGCAGGCGCAGCCCAGGCAGAGATTGCAGGCACCATCGCGCTTGGCCATGTGGAAGGCAATGTGGATCGGGATGATCGTGACCGTTTGCTGGGTGCGCTGGACCTGAAGGACCGCGAAGTCGAAGAAATCATGTTGCACCGATCTGATATGGAAATGATTGATGCGAACAGCGCACCGCAGGACATTATCAACCAATGTCTGACTTCGGCTTATACCCGTTTGCCTTTGTGGAAAGATGATCCAGAAAACATCGTGGGTGTTGTTCATGCCAAGGATTTGTTGCGTGCCGTGAACAAAGTTATGCGCGGCGAAAGCAATGCACTTGCCGCGCTTGATGATTTCAACGCGCTTGATGTGGCGATGAAACCCTATTTCGTGCCAGAAACCACCACACTGGATGATCAGTTGCGTGAATTTTTGCGCCGTAAAACCCACTTTGCCCTGGTCGTTGACGAATATGGCGCATTGCAAGGTCTGATCACGCTCGAAGACATCATCGAGGAAATCATTGGCGAGATTTCGGATGAACACGATGTGGACGATCAAACAGCCCCGCAAATGGATGATGCGGGCAATTATGTGATCGACGGGGCAATGACCATTCGCGATTTGAACCGCGCATTAGAATGGTCTCTGCCAGATGACGAAGCCAATACCATCGCTGGCCTTGTGATCCACGAAGCGCAGATGATTCCAGAGGTGGGCCAAGTGTTTGCGTTCCACCGCTTCCGCTTTGAAATCGCAGCGCGCGAGCAGAACAAAATCACCAGCTTGCGGATCAAACGCCTTTGA
- a CDS encoding metallophosphoesterase family protein: MRIQDLGVMTGEILLFGGIYSNLPALDALLSIAMDRGIKPQNMICTGDVVAYCADAEASVARLRALGCLVLSGNCEVQLAQDADDCGCGFEEGSTCSALSARWYAHAKNQVTLENKVWMSGLPERIIFTHEGRRYAVVHGGASDIATFVWPVTSDADIQREIDLVQTQVGPVDTVIAGHTGIAMDKQVDGVRWINSGAVGMPPNDGDARGAFAILSGNTVQFERLTYDTETAHQAMIAAGLTQGYHETLVSGFWPSEETLPPEMRRQSSANG; the protein is encoded by the coding sequence ATGCGTATTCAAGATTTAGGTGTGATGACGGGTGAAATCCTGCTTTTTGGCGGAATTTATTCAAACTTACCCGCATTGGATGCGCTTTTGTCCATTGCAATGGACCGTGGGATCAAGCCGCAAAACATGATTTGCACGGGTGATGTGGTGGCCTATTGCGCTGATGCTGAAGCCTCTGTTGCGCGACTGCGTGCGCTTGGGTGTCTTGTGTTGTCAGGGAATTGCGAGGTGCAATTGGCCCAAGACGCAGACGATTGTGGTTGCGGTTTTGAAGAAGGTTCCACCTGTTCTGCACTGTCCGCACGGTGGTATGCCCATGCCAAAAATCAAGTTACTTTAGAAAATAAAGTATGGATGAGCGGCTTACCTGAGCGCATCATTTTTACACACGAAGGCCGACGTTACGCAGTTGTCCACGGCGGTGCGAGCGATATCGCAACATTTGTCTGGCCCGTTACATCTGACGCGGATATTCAGCGTGAAATTGATCTGGTGCAAACACAGGTTGGCCCAGTGGACACGGTGATCGCAGGGCACACGGGTATTGCGATGGACAAGCAGGTTGATGGTGTACGTTGGATCAACTCTGGCGCAGTTGGTATGCCTCCAAATGATGGTGATGCCCGGGGAGCCTTTGCGATTTTGTCTGGAAATACCGTTCAATTTGAACGACTTACCTACGATACTGAAACCGCGCATCAGGCCATGATCGCGGCAGGGCTGACCCAAGGCTATCACGAAACGCTTGTCTCAGGCTTTTGGCCCTCCGAAGAAACCTTACCACCAGAAATGCGGCGTCAGTCATCCGCCAATGGGTGA
- a CDS encoding site-specific tyrosine recombinase XerD gives MQNWIEIFLEAMYAEQDASENTLKAYARDLAEFSEYLTAEKVTFEQATRADVEGYLISLDNRGMAQATRARRLSAVRQLFRFAFEEGWRDDDPATQIRGPKKKRHLPKTLSEAEVDRLLDAAQITGRSEADRLRNSCLMQLLYATGMRVSELVSLPVASVRGNPEMVLVRGKGDKERLVPLSPPAKMAIAAWLVVRDGVEEANVKNGKPASRFLFPSGGKLGHLTRVRFYTLVKEIAVMAGVSPETVTPHTLRHAFATHLLAGGADLRVIQMLLGHADVATTEIYTHVLDENLKSLVLTHHPLADD, from the coding sequence ATGCAAAACTGGATCGAAATATTTCTGGAAGCGATGTATGCTGAACAAGACGCATCCGAAAACACGCTGAAGGCCTATGCCCGTGATTTGGCAGAGTTTTCGGAGTATTTAACAGCTGAAAAAGTAACATTCGAACAGGCCACACGCGCAGATGTCGAAGGATACCTAATCAGTCTGGACAACCGAGGCATGGCTCAGGCCACCCGCGCGCGGCGGTTATCGGCAGTGCGGCAGTTGTTTCGCTTTGCTTTTGAAGAAGGCTGGCGTGATGATGATCCCGCCACGCAAATACGCGGCCCCAAGAAAAAACGCCATTTGCCCAAAACCCTATCAGAAGCCGAAGTAGATCGCTTGCTGGACGCAGCCCAAATTACGGGCCGTTCCGAGGCGGATCGCTTGCGCAACAGCTGTTTGATGCAATTGCTGTATGCCACAGGTATGCGGGTGAGCGAATTGGTGTCTTTGCCCGTGGCATCCGTGCGCGGTAATCCCGAAATGGTTCTGGTGCGAGGTAAAGGGGATAAAGAACGGCTTGTGCCGTTGTCCCCGCCTGCAAAGATGGCCATTGCGGCGTGGTTGGTGGTGCGTGATGGAGTTGAAGAAGCCAATGTGAAAAACGGCAAACCCGCATCGCGTTTTTTGTTCCCCTCTGGAGGCAAGCTCGGTCATTTGACCCGCGTTCGGTTTTACACACTGGTCAAAGAAATTGCTGTTATGGCGGGTGTGAGCCCTGAAACGGTAACGCCACATACGCTGCGCCATGCTTTTGCAACGCATTTGTTGGCAGGTGGCGCGGACTTGCGGGTAATTCAGATGCTGCTGGGCCATGCGGATGTGGCCACAACCGAGATTTACACCCATGTTTTGGATGAAAATCTAAAATCCCTCGTGCTGACCCATCACCCATTGGCGGATGACTGA
- a CDS encoding shikimate kinase — MRYQLNKTIAVIGLMGAGKTAVGTLVAQKLGAAFLDSDQEIEKAANMSVAEIFARDGEGFFRTKESQILERLLKSEPCILSTGGGAYMTEVNRKLISDHGVALWLKADLDLLWSRVRHKDTRPLLRTDNPKQTLADLLEKREPVYANAEIVVESEKGISLDDMANKVVETLLNAPHSGVTQKAG; from the coding sequence GTGCGCTATCAGCTGAATAAAACCATTGCGGTCATCGGGCTTATGGGGGCAGGCAAAACCGCTGTCGGTACGCTTGTGGCGCAAAAACTCGGTGCAGCGTTTCTTGATTCCGATCAGGAAATTGAAAAAGCCGCGAACATGTCCGTGGCCGAGATTTTTGCCCGCGATGGCGAAGGGTTTTTTCGCACCAAAGAAAGCCAGATTTTAGAACGCCTGTTAAAAAGCGAGCCTTGCATCCTGTCCACAGGTGGCGGCGCATACATGACAGAAGTGAACCGCAAGCTGATTTCAGATCACGGCGTGGCGCTATGGCTTAAGGCAGATTTGGATTTGCTGTGGTCGCGGGTCCGCCACAAAGACACGCGGCCCTTGTTGCGCACGGACAATCCAAAACAAACGCTGGCCGATCTGTTGGAAAAACGCGAACCCGTTTACGCCAATGCAGAAATTGTGGTGGAATCCGAAAAAGGCATCAGCCTTGACGACATGGCGAACAAAGTCGTGGAAACATTGCTCAACGCGCCCCACAGCGGCGTGACACAAAAGGCAGGATAA